The genomic region TTGCCTCGGCGGACTATCTGCGGCAGGCAGAGGCAGAACTCACCTTTTGTCAGCAGCACAACATCCGTATATTTACTTACACTGACCCCGATTACCCCGCACTTCTGGGGCAGTGTCTCGATAGCCCTGTGGTATTTTACCAGCGTGGCAATGTCAATCTCACCAATAAGCGCATCCTCAGTGTGGTGGGCACACGGCAAGTAACCCCTTACGGCATTGCCACCTGTGAGCAACTTATTGAGGCTTTGGCACCCTTGGGTGTGGTGGTGGTCAGCGGCTTTGCTTATGGGGTGGATATCACCGCACATAAGGCAGCCGTAAAGCACAAGCTGCAAACGGTCGCCTGCTTAGCCCACGGGCTGCACATCATCTACCCCAAGGTGCACAGCAAGTACTGCGCTGAGATAGAGTACAACGGCGGCTTCATCACCGATTTCGGACACCTTTGCGACTTCGACCGCAAGAACTTCCTTGCGCGTAACCGCATCATTGCAGGCTTGGCAGAGGCTACGGTAGTCATCGAGTCAGGACGCAAAGGAGGAAGCCTTGTAACAGCAGACATTGCCAACGCTTATGGTAGGGAAGTGTTTGCCGTGCCAGGGCGTATCACCGATACGTACAGCACAGGTTGCAATGAGCTGATCGCCAGCGACAAAGCCCACGCTCTGCTCTCAGCCGAGAGCCTCATTGAGCGTCTCCAATGGCGATTTGCCCAGCCCAAAGCCATACAACAACAGCTCTTTTTCAACCTTTCGGGCGATGAACAGCGCGTCTACGATTTTCTCAAAGCTCACGGCAAGCAAACCCTCGATGAGCTCGCCTCTGCACTGCAACAGCCTATTTACCAACTTTCACCCCTGCTCGTACAATTAGAGATGAAAGGCGCACTACGCCCGCTCCCAGGCAAAATGTTTGAAAGTGTAGGGTAATATGCGCAAAATCATTCACATCGATATGGATGCCTTCTTTGCGTCTGTTGAGCAGCTCGACTTCCCATACTTACGTGGGAAGGCAATTGCTGTGGGCGGTGCTGAAGCCCGTGGGGTAGTGGCAGCTGCCAGCTACGAGGCGCGCAAATACGGCGTGCGCAGTGCGATGAGTGGTGTGCAAGCACGCAAACGCTGTCCACACCTCATCTTTATGCCTCCGCGCTTTGAGCGATACAAGCAGATTTCAATGCAAATACGCGCCATCTTCCACGAATATACCGACTTGGTGGAACCTCTTTCTCTCGACGAGGCTTATTTAGACGTTACGGTCAATAAGAAGAACAACCCCTCAGCTACGCTTATCGCTCAGGAAATACGCGAGCGCATCTTTCGTGAAACGGGGCTTACTGCCTCTGCGGGCATCTCCTTCAATAAGTTTGTAGCAAAGATTGCCAGCGACTACAACAAACCCAATGGGCAAAAGACCGTTACCCAAGCCGAAGTACAGGATTTCTTAGACAATCTCGATATTAAGAAGTTCTATGGTGTGGGTAAGGTTACGGCGATGAAGATGTATGAACACCATATTTTTACGGGGAAAGACTTGCGTGAGCAATCGCTTGAATACTTAGAGAAGCACTTTGGCAACAGTGGGGCTTACTACTACCAGCTGGCGCGGGGTATTCATCACGGCGAAGTGGTGCCTTATCGCGAACCTAAGTCCATAGGTACGGAGCACACCTTTGCTCAGAACCTCACCAGCGAAATCTATATGGAGGAAAAGCTCGCCCTGATTGCCGACGAACTCACTGAGCGGTTGCAACGGCGAAAGCTATCGGGCAGGACGATTACGCTAAAGATAAAGTACAGCAATTTCACGCTGCATACTCGCAGCAAAACCCTCGACCACTACATCAGCAGCAAGGATGAAATACTGCAACACATCCGCGAGCTGCTCTACCAGCAACCCTTTGAGGAGTCGGTACGCCTATTGGGCATCTCACTTTCTAACTTCAACAACACCGAAACCGATGCGCCAGCAACTGCGCAAAAGCCCGAGTACGTACAGCTGAAACTTATCTTTCCTAATTTTGAGAATTAACGCCCTAATACAGGGGCTTATCACCAACTACCTCAGATACTAAAACAGGAAAAAGTACTGCACAGAGATAAAGCTAACTTAAAACCGAGATGAAACCGAGATGAAACCGAGATAAGACCCCCAAAAAAACAGTAAGGCAGAAACTTTAAAAACCGCTATTTGCAGAAAAATAAACCAATATATTAAAGAGCAGAGAGTAATGAGTAATGAGTAGAGAAAGTGACACGAGCTGGTGCAGCAGCAGTATGTGAAGACCACTGCCCCCTGACCTCTGACCCCTAACCCCTAACCCCTCCCCTTTTTCTTAAAAATGCGTTAAAGTTTTTTAAAAAATGCGTTAAATTTAATAAAAGCCTTGCCCATCTCAATATTTTGTTATTCCTTTGCACCGTTGAATGAGTAAATAATTACTCGCTATTAGAAAAGATTATTAATTTTTAAAAAAAGAGAATTTATGAAAAAGTATTTTCTTATGTGCTTCGTCGCAGCTGCCGCTATGGTAGGCTGTAGCACCGAAGCGGACGACGGTGTGGGCTTGAAGCCCAGTGGAAACAGTGAAAGCAACTTCTATTTCCGCAATGGCGCCAGACACACTATTACCATCGAAGAAAGACAGAGCAGAGAGGTTACTATTGAAAACATCTCTGATAACTTCGAGGCTAAAGAAGATGCCAACGGCGGCATCACTGCAGTAAAGGCTACCCAGCCTACACGTTTGATCATCAACGCTTACAGAGAGGGCACTTACCCCATCACCCTTACCGATGGCGCAAACACTGCCCAGCTGATTGTAAACGTTACCCCTCGCGACACAGGCTGGCACAACGGCGTTTATACCATTAAGGATATCGACGGCGACCTTACTGAGGAGAACTCAACAGGCTACGTAGAGTTCGAAACCGAACAAGGCTTTACCTCTTATGACTATAAGAGCATACAACCGCAATCGGCACAGGATAGAATTTCTGTAAGTGTTTCAGGGGGTATGGTGCGCGTTACTGCCCAAAACCACTACGATGAGGGCACACCTATCACCTTTACCCTTAAGAACGATGATGGCGAAACCCGTACCGTAAAAGTAGAACGCGTTACGAAGTTCTGGGCTGTAAGTCAATATAGTCAGCCAGGTGATATGGTATATGGATTATCTAACCCTAAGTATATCACACAAAACAGCTTTGACAAGCGTGCTACCCCTCCTAAGATGCCTTGGAAAGCAAAATATCTAAGAGGTTACTATGGTACTGGTAACCCTAATACAAGTAGTGATGTTGAATATGATATTGCAGGCAATAAAAAAATCACAAAAGTGGATTTAAACAATGTAGAAGTGATTATGCAAAATTATTCATGGAGTAGTGATGGTGGTCGTTACAGTAGAGGTTATGGTTTTTGGGACTGTACCAATCTAAAAGAAGTGATTGCTAAAAACCTAAAAAGAATTGAATCTGTGAGTGCCTTTGGTAATACCAAATTAACGAAATTAGAGTTGCCAGCAATTGTAAATATCCCTCAAAGTACTTTCTATGGTTCACCAATAACCGTGCTTTCTTTGGGTAAAAACTTAGTTAGCCTTAGTCCAGGTGCGCTTGATGGTATGAATGGCTTGCAAGAGCTACGCTTAGCGGTGGTCAACCCAAGCCAGCTTACATATTTCTACGAGGCAGGAAGTACTAATGGTGGTTTCTTATCATCACCTACAAGTGCAAGGCTATTGGTGCCAAGTGCTGCCCTTGCTGAGTACAACTCACGCTACCCTTGGCTTAACAAAACCTTTAAAGGAGGCGTACAAGGGTTCTAATAATGTATAATGGACAATGAATAATGTATAATTTATTATGTACACTCATTGTTGTATACTATGCACTATTCATTGTACATTATATAAAAAATATTAACACGCTTTGGGGTTTTAGCTTTTAGATAGCTTCAATCACTGCCTAAAAGCTAAAAGCTCGAAGCTCAAAGCTAAAAAAGATGAATAAAATAAAAATATATATTGTAGCCCTTGTGGCAACACTAAGTGCAGGCGTTGCCTCTGCACAGGATAATTACCGCCCTTGGCTCATAGGGGCAGGCGTGAGTACGCTCGATATGCGCGTACCCGATGGTTTTGGCGACCAGCTTAAAGACTGGTTCGGCTACCCTGATATGAACGTAGGTTTCCGTCTTTCGGCAGCGCGCTACCTCAAAAAGGGCTTTACTGCTGAGCTATCATTTGACTACACCAGCGTAAAGCGCGACGAGAACTTCTTCCCCGACCAAGCCGATGCTACCCGTCTTACCGATGCGAAAAGCGCTTGGGGGGTAGACCTCCGCGGGCGTTACCACGTAAACCGCCTTTGGGAAGGGCTCAACTGGCTCGACCCTTACCCACAAGTGGGCGTAGGGGTGTCGTCTATCGACAGCCAGAGCAAGTTTAAAATCGTAGCTGGGATAGGCTCTAACTTCTGGTTTACCGATGTGGTAGGTGCCAACGTGCAAACCGCTTACAAGATTGGCGGCGGCATAGGCAACGATTACTTCCAATGGAGTGCAGGCGTAGTGGTAAAGCTGCCTGTAAAAGGGCTTGAAAACCCTATTGTCGACCACGTAGAGCGCACCAAAGTGCCTAAGGAAAAGAAACATCGTAAAGGGGTGTCAAAAGCTACGAACATCACCCGCGTAGAAACCCCTGAAGAGCGTGCCGCACGTACCGAGCGCGTAACCAAGGAAATCAACCTCTACGCAAAGACCATCCTCTTCGACCTCGACAAGTCGATAGTAAAGCCACAAGCAGAGTTTATCTTGGACAACATCGCCAAGATTATGAACGAAAACCCTGACTTTAACTTTACCGTTGATGGGCACACCGACAACACAGGTACGCCTGAGCACAACCTGAAGCTCTCGCAAGAGCGTGCAGATGCTATCAAGAAGTATTTGCAAAACCACGGTGTTGCTAAAAAACGCTTAGAGGCACACGGCTACGGGCAAACACGTCCATTGGAAAGCAACAACACCGACCGCGGTCGCGAAATCAACCGCCGTGTTGAAATCAATGTGGTGAACTAAATAGCTCACATACTGTCGTCTGACTAAGGGGTACAGCGCCCAACCGACAGTATATAGATATCATTAAGAAAGCTGTCTAAAAAGTAAGTAATAATACTACTACTTTTTAGGCAGCTTTTTATATATGCTACTTTCTCAAAAAGTGGTATGGATGTTTTGCTCTCTACAACCTATTGTGTAAAGAAAATCAACTTACGGCGGTAGATGCTTAGCAGTTTTGATTTGGAGATAAAGCCACAATAGATACCGTCTTTCACCACAGGCAGGTTCCAAGCACCTGTCTGTTGGAATTTGTCCATCACAGTGCTCATCTTATCCTTGCCATACTGCACTACTGCTGGCGGCTTCTGCATTAGCTCCAAAGCGGGAATCTTGTCGTAGTAGTCCGTTTCAAAAATTAAGTGGCGAATGTTGTCCAAGAGGATAATCCCCTCTAAACGATGTGTTTCCCTATCTAATACGGGGTAAATATTGCGTGAAGAATTGCGCACTACCTCGTAAACCACTTCCCTGAGCTTCATATCGGTATATACAGGCACAAAATTGTGCTCTACCACATCCTTAAAGTCCATCAAAGTGAGTATCGATTGGTCTTTATTCTGTGAAATGAGTTCGCCACGCCTGCCGAGTTCAGTGGTGTAGATGGAAAATTGGTTAAAATAGCGCGCTACTGAGTACGACACCGCCGCGGTGAGCATCGCAGGCACCAATAGCGAGTAGCCCCCCGTAACCTCAGCGATGAGAAATACTGCTGTAAGGGGCGCATGTAACACCCCCGCCATCAGCGCTGTCATTCCTACCAAAGTGAAGTTAGGCAAAGCAGCCTTATAACCAAGTATAGGGGACTCGTTGATAATCCGTGCAAAGCAGTTACCCATCACACCTCCCATAAACAGCATTGGCGAGAAAATACCCCCTACGCCGCCTGCACTGAGCGTTACCGTTGTGGCGATGACCTTCACAAAGGAGAGAAAAGCCAACAGTGCGATGATCACCCACGGATTGCTCAAGTCCCAAGCAAAAACCTCAGAAGTCAGTGAGCGTTCTGGGTGCCCTTCCTTGAGGTTATTGATGATCTCGTGCCCTTCACCGTAAAGCGGTGGCATCACAAAGATGAGCAGCCCCAACACTGCCCCACCGATCAGGATACGCTTCCACGGGGTTCCTAATTTATTAAAAAAGCGATTGATATGCTCATTGACGAACATAAAGTAAGCCGACATCAGTCCGCCCACTACGCCCAAAGCGATGTAAAACGGAATACCTTGTAAGGAGAATGCCCGCGTGATCTGCATTGGGATAAGCACCTCACTGCCGAAAAAGAAATAGGAGGTGAAAATGCCACAGAGCGACGAAATGAGCAAGGGCAGCAGTGAGGAGAGCGTCAGGTCGAGCCCAAAGACCTCAATAGCAAACAAGATAGCAGCAATGGGGATCTTAAAAATAGCCGCCAATGCCCCTGCACAAGCACACGCCAACAGCAACATACGGTTGCTCTGGTTGATGTGAAAAAACCGACTGAGGTTAGAGCTAATGCCCGCACCTGTTACCACCATCGGACCTTCCAAACCCACCGAACCTCCAAAGCCGATAGTGATAGGTGCCGTGATAAGGCTCGCATAGGATTGATAACGCTTCATTATCCCCTTTTGATGCGCCACTGCGTAGAGTATCGAAGGGATACCCTGATTGACGTCCTTGCGGATCACATAACGCTTGAGGATATACACCAGCGTAAAACCTATCACGGGTAGCACAAAATAAAACCCATAAGTGATTTGCTGGGCTAAGTTCTGGTCGAGCACCCATTGGATAAAGTGCGTAAAGGAGCGCATCACCAATGCCGCCAAGCCTGAGGCTATACCGAGCACTCCACTGAGGATAAGGATAAAATTGCGCTCTGAGATATGCTTTACCCGCCATATCAGCAGTCGTTTTAAGAATGGATGTTGATGTGTATCTGTTGTCATTGCTTTATAAAAGTGGCTGCAAAGGTACGAATTATTCTGTTTATAGCGGTTTTTATTTGAAAAGTTTTAGGTATTTTTCCGGAGAAATGGCGGGTGTGTCCGCCTTCCGAGATACTCGGAGTGTAATTTTATTAAAAATCCTTGCACAGTATATTTTTTATGGCTATCTTTGCCGTCAGAAAACCAACTGAGATAGCGATGTCTTCACTCAAACAATTTGTAAGTACCTTACTGCTCTTTTGCAGCCTGCTCTCCTACGGACAGCAATACCCCGTAGAGGTGCACGTAGCTGCCACGCCCCCCTATGAACAGTCGCTGCGCGCCTATTGGAGTAGCCCCGAGCGCAAAATACAAGTGCATCTGCTGCTGAAGGATCTCCATTCTGCCACTCAGCAAATCGCCCTGCGCTTCTCTCTGGAGAATATGCAAGGAGGCATCATCGCTCAGACCTCAGACTACGCCCTCCCCTACTTAGAAACCCTCTCCCCCAGCCAGCGCATCACCCTTGATAATCAGCAGTTCCGACAGCTATTCGCCTTTGAGAACCTCACAGGCATCACTCAGCCTTTCTACGACAACCTCCTGCCCGAAGGCGGCTATTTCCTGTGTTTTAGGGCGTTCAACCCCGTCACTCAAATGCCTGTGTCCAACAAAGGGCGCGCCTACATACAGATACGACGCTTCTCCCCGCCTCTGCTCACCCTGCCTCATCGCGGCGAAGTGCTCAGCAAGCTAAGTGACTTTCAGCAACTACCCTTCCAGTGGACACCTCGTGACCCTGTGCCTTTCACACGCTACGAGTTTACCCTCAAAGAGGTCTGGGACTTATCCCTCAGCGCCGAAGAGGCTTTCCTCTCTGGGAGACTCATACACCAAGAGGAGACCTCAGCCACCTCACTGCTCTACGGTGTTGATAAGCCGCTACTGACTGATAACAAGCGCTATGTGTGGCGCGTACGGGCGTTTACCGACAACCCCAATGCTGCAATGGATACGCCTTCGTACTTTAAGAATGGGGGCACTTCTGAGGTGTTTTACTTCGACTATATCAGCCAGTGTCAGCCGCCGCAGATGCTCAGCGCTAAGGCTCAGAGCCACTCCGCCAACGTGCAATGGATAGGCAGCCTGCCCATAGGCACTGAGGGCAGCTACAAAGTGATGTACCGTGAGAAAGGCAAAACGTGGCACTCGCAACTCGCCTCGCAGCCCTCCACCACCTTGGTAGGGCTGAAGGATGGCAAGAGGTATATCTACAAAGTGGGGGTGCCTTGTAACTTGCAAGGTGGCAATGTTGGAGTTTTTGGTGGGCAGGCGTATGCTTTTAGTCCTGAACAGGAGTTTAATACCCCGCAAAAGACTGACAAAGAGGGCAATGTACAGTGCGGCACTAAGCCGACGATACGCATCACCAACCGCGAGCCGCTACAAGACCCTCTCGCTCCTAACGACACTTTTATTGCAGGGGATTTCCCTGTGACTGTACTTGAAGCTCAAGGGGGTGGGGGTACTTACTCGGGCAAGGGTATCGTGGAGATCCCCTACCTAGCAAACTCGAAGGTGCTGGTGACCTTTAGCAACATCAAACTCAACACCAATAGGCAGCTCATCGACGGGATGCTGGTAACTACTTATGATAAGACGGAGAAAAACGTTAACTTCCTACAAGAAGGTGTAGGCGAACTCTTTGGTGATAGAGGTATCAAAGGACACAAAGTGCCTTTTGAGATTGACCATATTAAGGTTGATAATTCTACCCAACCACCGAGAATCACCATCATTGGTAAAACAGACCCCGCAACAGGCAATGCCCCTACAATGGAGCTACCCACAGGGCGTGACTACCAAATCGTCGACAGTGCAGGAAAGGTTTACTCTGTGGATGAAGGGGGAAATACTACCGATATCGGCAAACTAAGTTCCACTAAGTTAGCACATAAGCCTACTTATAAAGCCTCTACAGGCAAAGACGGTACACCTACACAGGTTGTCAGTGATAACTTTACTGTTCGCTGGGATTTTGAAGGTTCTAATTATGCTTATGACACTCGTGGCGAAGTGCCTTACAAAGCCTTGGTAAAGGATAAAGACGAGCACTTTAACGTGCTTATCTCTCAGAAAGATACGACTGCCTACCGCTTTGTATTCCGCAATGAAAAAGGGGTAGAGATCCCTTCAAAAGAGCTTGAAAAGGGAAAGTTTGAACTCAGCTGTAAAGGGCTTTACGACTTCGCCGACGAGCCGCTATGGGTGGTAGCTGTCCCTAAGAAAGGTGGCAAAGATGCTCAAGGGGAAGTCATCAGTCAGTGTGTATTAGTGCATCTGGCTGAAAAAGAGGTCAATGTGGTGTTGGTGCCTACCTCAAAGAGCGTTCGCATCACTGACGCTGCCCTTAAAGAGGTGAGTGCCATCTACCAGCGGGTAGGAGTGCAACTGCATTTTAGCGAGGAGGCTGTATTTGACATCTCTAAGTTCTTGCAAGATGGTAAGTTACCAACAGAAAATAAGCTGGGTGACCTCTCAACTTACAGTCCTGAGCAGAATGCTATCATCAGTGAGTTTAAGCAAAGCCATAGTGTAAAGAGTGATGCTTATTACCTCTTTATCACCGACAGCGGCAGTAGCACAGGGCAAGGGGGCTATATGCGGCTTAATGGTCAGTTTGGGTTTGTCTATGGGCTCAACCCCAAAGTGCTCGCCCACGAACTGGGACACGGCGCCTTCCAGCTCGAGCACCCCAAAGCCTCCGACCTGCTGATGAGCGCCAGTGGCGAGGGCACTGCCTTCGCATACGAGCAATGGAAGCAAATCAACGACCCTAAAGTAAAACTGTATGCTTTTCAAGGACAAGGGGAAGGAGAGTATAATGCAAATGCACATTTAGGATTGACTCCTGATGGTGTTATTTTTGATACATTCTTTTTAAATGGCAAAAAAATAAACACTACTATTGAAGTTGCACCAGATAAATATACTATACAAAAGATTAGTTATCAGGGGTATCAATATTATTGGGATAGACAATCTAAAGCTTTTGTGGGCATAGGAGGCATAGAAGGAGCAATAAAAGTAAAGAGAGAAGCTAAAAATATCAATAATAAAGTAAATATTTATCGCAGTCGTAAAGATGGGTGTACTTATGATTATTTGACGATTCCTTGGGAAACGAAAGATGAGCAATCAACAAATATTGTTCAAACCATAGAGAAATACATAGCTCAATACAATGAAAGCTATTGGAGAATCGCACCGTATACAGTTCGAGATGCTTCTTGTGGAAAGGAATTTTTCACTCATTTACGAGAGAGAGATTTGCAAGAATGTAGTACTACTGAAATAAATGAAGGAAGAAAAATATTGCAAGGACTTTTAGCGGAAGCTAATCCTGAAAGGGTAACCTCAATAGTAAACAGTTATTGTATGGCTGCTATATCAGGGTTAACCTATGGCGAAATAGAAAAATTATTTGATATTATAGCCAGTCAGGAAAGAATTACAGAACATTCGGAAGTAGCGTTGCTCCGTTTGATGTCTGGAATTAAGACGACAGATTACAAGCGTTTTTATGCCCATTTAGAAGCCAAAGGCAATAAACTATTGAAACATCTTATAGAGGAAATAGATGATGCCTCTGTTAATTTCTTGACCGATAAGAAGAATTATACTAACTTTATAGGAGCTTTGGTGTGGATGTTTAACCATAATCCAGCTTCTATTGAAGATAGGTGGGGTAAAAATGAAGAAGATTTTGCCAAAAGAACACTTAACTTAAATCCTATTAGTTATAGTGAATATTCCTCTTTTATGTATTCCTCCTCCACATCAAAGAAAAATGAAGGAGAGTACGTTAGTGCTACAGGAAATATAAAACTTTACGATGTTTATACGATTAAATCTTCTAAAACAGTTCTTGTAAAAGGAGATGTTCCAATAGATGTAGTCGAACAAAGAGAACCTATTGCTGAAGTTTCTCCATTAACGCCACTTATTATCGTTCCTGATAAGGATAAATTACCTTTGTTGCAAACAGCATTGGAAGGGAATAATTTAGGGAATGAAGTATATATAGTACCTGCTATTTTCTTAAAGTATAGCAAGGATAAAATAAGGAATGACTATATAGAAAAAGGTGTTATTACCACCTTAGATGTAGCAACAATAGCGCTTAGTGGAGGAACCGCTTTGGCTACAAAAGTGCATTGGGTACGTCGTGCTTGGGCATTGGTGGAAGTAGTAGGAGCTGTGGGAAATATTGTTGTAAACACACAAGATATAGACCCTAATAGTCTTTTAGGACAGGTTGTAAACAGTTACAACTTGGCAATGGGAGTTATAGGGATAAAGAATCTTGGACAAGCAGGCTATAAGTTTGCTAAGAACCTACCACAAGCTACAAAAAATCTTCTACAGAAGAATGGGAATTTGAGAAGTTTGTTAGTAGAAAAATATCTATCTTATAGGATAGCTATTACTAAACTTAAAAACTCTGATGAATGGGTAAAACTTTCTTCTGATGTACGAAAAGAAATTGTACAACAAGAGAAAGTCTTTATTGAATTTGCTAATGCTAAGAATATACCTAATGACCAATGGGGTATTAAGGGTGTTTTTATTAATGGAAAAACAAGCGAGGATATATTGAGTATTCCTAAAGGACAAAGACCTGCCCCAAGTACTTATCTAAGTTCAGGTTATATCCAACAACACTTAGCAAAGTTTGAAAAAGAAGGTATTGTTTCTAGAATTGTAACAAAAAAGAGTTATGAAACTTTTGGAATAGGTAAGCCAGATATAGGAAAAACAGAATTTGTAAGTACAAAAGGAGAAATAGATGATATAATAAGAAAATCTAATGGGAATATAAAATTAATAGCAGAAGAGTTAGGAATTCCGCCAACTCAACTACAAGAAGGAGGATTAGTAAGAATTGATTTTAAAATTTCTGATAGATATAAAGTAGAAGTTCCAAGTGGAAATGAATTTGGAACTAATGATTTATGGTTGCCAGGAGGAAAGTTACCCAATGGAAAATTAGAAGCTATTATTAAAACAGAAGGAATGGTGAAAGATATTGATTATACTATAAAAGATATATATTAAAACATTATGGGAGAAATAAAAGAAATATATATAAAAAGATGGGATTATATTTTGTACGAAATTGATGATAAGAAAATATTAACTGTAATGTTTTTCGCTTCTTACGTTGATTATCCGAGAAGTTTTTATTTAGAAGGAAGTGAACTTAATTTAAATTATGAAGAATTATCCGTTCTTGCAGAGAGGATTAGATTTAATTATGATGCTTTTAAAAATAGAGAGATAATTCCTCCTATTATGAAATAAATTCTCATTGTTCTCGTTAGACAAAAACTAGCATAGATGTAGCTTAATTAGACAATCCTTCTCAGGCTGAAAAGCAATTAGTAGAGAAGCAAGCGGAGGTTTGGAAAGCATTAGGGTTTGAAAATAAAATAGATGATATACTTCTAAATGCTAAATGGGTGGATGATTTGGAAACTGTAATAGGGATAAATGTCAAAAATAAAATTAAAGAATGGGTAAGAGAAGGATTGAACTATTCCAAATTAGAAAGTAGTTTTAACAAAAGCTCAAATAAACTAGAGCTTTTTTCAAAGCTTGAAAAAGCAAAAAGTATAAATCATCAAAAAGTTATCATAGGTGATTATGAGAGCATTTCTGGAATTACAAAAGGCGAATATATAAGTAATTCTGTAGACAATGTAAAAGATAACGTAATAATAAAAATACATAAAAACAATTTTACACTAAAAAAATTTCAGGCAGAAACTTTTGCTAAAAATAGTAAATTAATTGAACGAAAAGAAATAGATGTAATAGAAGATTTAGGCAATGGAATTCAATTTGTTAGAATTAAACCAGGCACTAAGCTATATCGTGTTTTTGATGGGTACAAACCTTGGGATGATATTTCGCAAACAGGAAATACATTACCAAAAGGGAATTATTGGACTTTCGATAAACCA from Capnocytophaga haemolytica harbors:
- a CDS encoding chloride channel protein; this translates as MTTDTHQHPFLKRLLIWRVKHISERNFILILSGVLGIASGLAALVMRSFTHFIQWVLDQNLAQQITYGFYFVLPVIGFTLVYILKRYVIRKDVNQGIPSILYAVAHQKGIMKRYQSYASLITAPITIGFGGSVGLEGPMVVTGAGISSNLSRFFHINQSNRMLLLACACAGALAAIFKIPIAAILFAIEVFGLDLTLSSLLPLLISSLCGIFTSYFFFGSEVLIPMQITRAFSLQGIPFYIALGVVGGLMSAYFMFVNEHINRFFNKLGTPWKRILIGGAVLGLLIFVMPPLYGEGHEIINNLKEGHPERSLTSEVFAWDLSNPWVIIALLAFLSFVKVIATTVTLSAGGVGGIFSPMLFMGGVMGNCFARIINESPILGYKAALPNFTLVGMTALMAGVLHAPLTAVFLIAEVTGGYSLLVPAMLTAAVSYSVARYFNQFSIYTTELGRRGELISQNKDQSILTLMDFKDVVEHNFVPVYTDMKLREVVYEVVRNSSRNIYPVLDRETHRLEGIILLDNIRHLIFETDYYDKIPALELMQKPPAVVQYGKDKMSTVMDKFQQTGAWNLPVVKDGIYCGFISKSKLLSIYRRKLIFFTQ
- a CDS encoding leucine-rich repeat protein, producing MKKYFLMCFVAAAAMVGCSTEADDGVGLKPSGNSESNFYFRNGARHTITIEERQSREVTIENISDNFEAKEDANGGITAVKATQPTRLIINAYREGTYPITLTDGANTAQLIVNVTPRDTGWHNGVYTIKDIDGDLTEENSTGYVEFETEQGFTSYDYKSIQPQSAQDRISVSVSGGMVRVTAQNHYDEGTPITFTLKNDDGETRTVKVERVTKFWAVSQYSQPGDMVYGLSNPKYITQNSFDKRATPPKMPWKAKYLRGYYGTGNPNTSSDVEYDIAGNKKITKVDLNNVEVIMQNYSWSSDGGRYSRGYGFWDCTNLKEVIAKNLKRIESVSAFGNTKLTKLELPAIVNIPQSTFYGSPITVLSLGKNLVSLSPGALDGMNGLQELRLAVVNPSQLTYFYEAGSTNGGFLSSPTSARLLVPSAALAEYNSRYPWLNKTFKGGVQGF
- the dprA gene encoding DNA-processing protein DprA, whose product is MNDILYRIALKKMPLIGDITAKKLINHFGSAENVFAQKRQNLEKVIGIGAKISKNFASADYLRQAEAELTFCQQHNIRIFTYTDPDYPALLGQCLDSPVVFYQRGNVNLTNKRILSVVGTRQVTPYGIATCEQLIEALAPLGVVVVSGFAYGVDITAHKAAVKHKLQTVACLAHGLHIIYPKVHSKYCAEIEYNGGFITDFGHLCDFDRKNFLARNRIIAGLAEATVVIESGRKGGSLVTADIANAYGREVFAVPGRITDTYSTGCNELIASDKAHALLSAESLIERLQWRFAQPKAIQQQLFFNLSGDEQRVYDFLKAHGKQTLDELASALQQPIYQLSPLLVQLEMKGALRPLPGKMFESVG
- a CDS encoding OmpA family protein — translated: MNKIKIYIVALVATLSAGVASAQDNYRPWLIGAGVSTLDMRVPDGFGDQLKDWFGYPDMNVGFRLSAARYLKKGFTAELSFDYTSVKRDENFFPDQADATRLTDAKSAWGVDLRGRYHVNRLWEGLNWLDPYPQVGVGVSSIDSQSKFKIVAGIGSNFWFTDVVGANVQTAYKIGGGIGNDYFQWSAGVVVKLPVKGLENPIVDHVERTKVPKEKKHRKGVSKATNITRVETPEERAARTERVTKEINLYAKTILFDLDKSIVKPQAEFILDNIAKIMNENPDFNFTVDGHTDNTGTPEHNLKLSQERADAIKKYLQNHGVAKKRLEAHGYGQTRPLESNNTDRGREINRRVEINVVN